A single window of Granulicella mallensis MP5ACTX8 DNA harbors:
- a CDS encoding efflux RND transporter permease subunit — MFVDFFIRRPVFASVCALLIVLAGAVVIPGLPISLYPDLAPPQVTVSSVYIGANSQTVEHDVTTPLEESINGVEGMRYITSSSSNDGSSTITITFQTGYDINIAAVDVQNRVSSAQGLLPQAVKNTGVTITKSNPNFVFAAGFYSDNNRYSQDFISNYIDLYVKDPLERISGVGAAQIFGVRKYAMRLWLDPTKLAARQLTATDVISALQEQNVEIAAGNVGQQPMSPPQDFQYSVRAVGRLTTPEQFNNIVLKNGPTGIIQLRDVGRAELGAEDYGTNLNFSGATAVGIGVQQLSTANALDVDRKGKAALLELSKSFPPGLHYTVAFDTTTVIGDSIHEVVITLAEAIVIVIAVIFLFLLDWRATIIPAITIPVSLIGTFAFIKIFGFSINSLTLFGITLATGLVVDDAIVVIENVQRHLSEADPNNPDHDPHKATSVAMAEVTSAVIATSLVLISVFVPVSFFPGTTGILYKQFSLTIAFAIAISAFNALTLSPALAALFLRGEEDKYKLLDWTHIEFLKRAYRGFVHLVDNSLTTLSSAYGRAIHFILRIRWVMMLLFVAGLAATGYMYQHVPTAFVPGEDQGYFILQVLAPQGASLSYTTHLADQAQAILAQDKDILGTFSVMGFGFSGTSPNQGLIFVPLQPQDQRLAKGHADTDIIERVSPKLLGIPGGIVVAFPPPAIQGLGNFGGFQFELQDLGRNTLQDIDRIAHQIAAAGNDPKSGLTGMFTSFTSNDPQLLVNIDREKAKTIGVPFSQISDALSVYMGSEYVNDFEFNNRSYRVYVQADAPFRRTSKDIRQFYVRTNSGQMVPLDDLVTIDESSGPQTISHYNLFRSAEILGSAAPGKSSSEGLAAMEAVAKKNMLQGMSFEWSGLALEEIESSGKAIVIFALGLLVVYLALSAQYESFALPFIILLAVPMAVLGALSFVAWRGLVDDVYVQIGLVMLIGLSAKNSILIVEFAEQIRERGLSIAEAAIQAGELRLRPILMTSSAFILGVLPLVFATGAGKLGRHSVGTAIVGGMILSTVLNLFFIPVLYVLLKSFLERFSKPSKKVVEA; from the coding sequence TTGTTCGTAGACTTTTTCATTCGCCGCCCGGTCTTCGCCTCCGTCTGCGCCCTGCTCATCGTGCTCGCTGGAGCTGTCGTCATCCCCGGTCTCCCGATCTCGCTCTACCCTGATCTCGCACCGCCACAGGTCACGGTAAGCAGCGTCTACATCGGCGCTAACTCTCAGACCGTCGAGCACGACGTCACGACGCCGCTTGAAGAGTCCATCAACGGCGTGGAGGGCATGCGCTACATCACGTCTTCGAGCAGCAACGATGGCAGCAGCACCATCACGATTACGTTCCAGACCGGTTACGACATCAACATCGCCGCCGTCGACGTACAAAATCGTGTATCCAGCGCGCAGGGCTTGCTTCCGCAGGCCGTCAAGAACACCGGCGTCACCATCACCAAATCGAACCCCAACTTCGTCTTCGCAGCGGGCTTCTACTCCGACAACAATCGCTACTCGCAGGATTTCATCTCCAACTACATCGACCTGTACGTCAAGGACCCCCTGGAGCGCATCTCCGGCGTGGGCGCCGCGCAGATCTTCGGTGTTCGTAAATATGCGATGCGTCTCTGGCTGGACCCCACGAAACTGGCCGCGCGTCAACTCACAGCGACCGACGTCATCAGTGCCCTCCAGGAGCAAAACGTCGAGATCGCCGCGGGTAACGTAGGCCAGCAGCCCATGTCCCCGCCGCAGGACTTCCAATACTCGGTGCGCGCCGTCGGCCGCCTCACCACACCGGAGCAGTTCAACAACATCGTCCTCAAGAATGGCCCCACCGGCATCATCCAGCTTCGCGATGTGGGCCGTGCCGAGCTCGGTGCCGAAGACTACGGCACGAACCTCAACTTCTCCGGCGCTACCGCCGTCGGCATTGGTGTGCAGCAGCTATCGACCGCCAACGCACTCGACGTCGACCGCAAGGGCAAGGCAGCGCTGCTCGAGCTCTCCAAGAGTTTCCCTCCCGGCCTGCACTACACGGTTGCGTTCGACACCACAACCGTCATCGGCGACTCCATCCACGAGGTCGTCATCACCCTCGCGGAAGCGATCGTCATCGTCATCGCCGTCATCTTCCTGTTCCTGCTCGACTGGCGCGCGACGATTATTCCGGCCATTACGATCCCCGTCTCGCTGATCGGAACCTTTGCCTTCATTAAGATCTTCGGCTTCTCTATTAACTCGCTTACGCTCTTCGGCATCACACTCGCCACGGGCCTGGTCGTCGATGACGCGATCGTCGTCATCGAAAACGTGCAGCGCCATCTCTCCGAAGCGGACCCCAATAATCCGGACCACGATCCGCACAAAGCCACTTCTGTGGCTATGGCTGAGGTCACCAGCGCCGTCATCGCAACCTCGCTCGTGCTCATCAGCGTGTTCGTGCCGGTCAGCTTCTTCCCTGGCACCACGGGCATTCTGTACAAGCAGTTCTCGCTGACGATTGCGTTCGCTATTGCGATCTCGGCGTTCAACGCATTGACGCTTTCGCCCGCACTCGCCGCGCTCTTTCTACGCGGCGAAGAAGATAAGTACAAGTTGCTGGACTGGACACACATCGAGTTCCTCAAGCGTGCCTATCGCGGCTTCGTTCATCTCGTCGATAACTCGCTCACGACCCTATCCTCCGCGTATGGCCGGGCGATTCACTTTATCCTGCGCATCCGCTGGGTCATGATGCTGCTCTTCGTCGCCGGCCTTGCCGCTACGGGCTACATGTATCAGCATGTGCCCACGGCCTTCGTCCCTGGAGAAGACCAGGGCTACTTCATTCTGCAGGTGCTTGCTCCGCAGGGTGCCTCGCTCAGCTATACAACCCATCTGGCGGATCAGGCGCAGGCCATCCTCGCACAGGACAAAGATATCCTCGGCACCTTCTCCGTTATGGGCTTTGGATTCAGCGGCACCTCACCGAACCAGGGCCTGATCTTCGTTCCGTTGCAGCCGCAGGATCAGCGTCTCGCTAAGGGCCACGCCGACACGGACATCATCGAGCGCGTGTCTCCAAAACTCTTAGGTATTCCCGGCGGCATCGTCGTAGCCTTCCCACCGCCCGCGATTCAGGGTCTCGGCAACTTCGGAGGCTTCCAATTCGAACTGCAGGACCTGGGCCGCAACACCTTGCAGGATATCGATCGCATCGCGCACCAAATCGCCGCCGCGGGGAACGATCCGAAGTCCGGCCTCACCGGGATGTTCACGAGCTTCACCTCCAATGACCCGCAACTGCTCGTCAATATTGACCGCGAAAAGGCCAAGACCATCGGCGTCCCCTTCTCGCAGATCAGCGATGCGCTCAGCGTCTACATGGGATCGGAGTATGTCAACGACTTCGAGTTCAACAACCGCTCCTACCGCGTGTATGTGCAGGCCGACGCTCCGTTCCGCCGCACGTCGAAAGATATCCGCCAGTTCTACGTCCGCACCAACTCCGGACAGATGGTGCCGCTCGACGATCTGGTCACCATCGATGAAAGCTCCGGCCCGCAGACCATCAGCCACTACAACCTCTTCCGCTCGGCTGAGATCCTCGGCTCTGCCGCTCCGGGCAAGTCCTCTTCCGAAGGTCTCGCTGCCATGGAAGCTGTCGCAAAGAAGAACATGCTGCAGGGCATGAGCTTCGAGTGGTCCGGACTCGCGCTCGAAGAGATCGAGTCCAGCGGCAAGGCAATCGTCATCTTTGCCCTGGGTCTGTTGGTGGTCTATCTCGCACTCTCGGCACAGTATGAGAGCTTCGCGCTTCCGTTCATCATCCTTCTTGCGGTGCCGATGGCCGTGCTCGGAGCGCTGTCCTTCGTCGCCTGGAGGGGACTTGTGGACGACGTCTACGTGCAGATCGGTCTTGTCATGCTGATCGGCCTCTCAGCTAAGAACTCGATTCTTATCGTCGAGTTCGCCGAGCAGATTCGCGAGAGGGGCCTCAGCATCGCGGAGGCCGCGATTCAAGCCGGCGAGCTTCGCCTACGCCCGATTCTCATGACGAGCTCGGCCTTCATCCTCGGCGTTCTGCCGCTGGTGTTCGCAACCGGCGCAGGCAAGCTGGGACGTCACTCGGTCGGTACAGCCATCGTCGGCGGCATGATTCTCTCCACCGTGCTGAACCTCTTCTTCATCCCGGTTCTGTACGTGCTGCTGAAGTCGTTCCTCGAACGCTTCAGCAAGCCCAGCAAAAAGGTTGTCGAAGCATAA
- a CDS encoding beta-glucosidase, producing the protein MIAKRFEKIGLFISLCFMVVVPIASYAQAVPTERADEARVDRLLHQMTLEEKMNLIRGGVEPEAEYQGQAGYLPGVPRLHVPSLRFADGPPGLLTRIPAQAETATMGVAATFSLRDAEQNGMVMGREARSLGIDVVLQPFINIDRDLTFARGYNTFGEDPVLTGKMGAAEIRGAQSQGVMAQAKHYVGYDTDSYNVFIDPQTLHEVYVAPFEEAVRAGVSSIMCSYNRLNGPFACGNDNTLKTILRDQIGFRGFVTSDWGAVHSVQFINRGLDMEMPGEVPADSPFAAFMHTFFRTATPAGGAPRELNADDLAGILGGSIPEEPRKQGLDLGAFPRDADPKTMKESLQDGSITEATITQAARRVLYEMDRFGYLDGKQKHIVTPQDIEANAAVIEKTAEDAAVLLKNDDHVLPLKAEDLADLVLIGPTAGQVAAIGTFGERSPGLTERQVGPLAALRKLAPNAKIVYAVDDDMTGTPIPAGLLSHDGQRGLLRAESNGKKSVDPVLDFTQTNHSALPPNSAITWKGELSVPADGEYWLYLQAIGTRGRIWVDGKELGRTGATKGTVHGDIQHASQDNGLPTTDGLDNVRRAIQLTRGAHALSVEISSDTSGAPAQIRLNWMTPEMRTANHAAALAAAKSARTAVVFLWTRDKPSFELPGEQNRLVEEVAAVNPNTIVVLNTSQAIDMPWLPKVKAVLEMWWPGDEGGWATAKTLLGQNNPAGRLPFTWAKQLTDYPATDPAHPERSAKGVDGKTTFSEGVLVGYRWFDERKIDPLFAFGEGLSYTHFEYSDMKATKSPDGGATVSIRIKNAGRVVGDEVPQVYLEAPKDRPAGVQFAERKLVAFDRLTLEPNESKEVTLRIQPRQFQYWSTSTNAWVLPAGSRTLKIGSSSRDLKLEATIH; encoded by the coding sequence ATGATCGCGAAGAGATTTGAAAAGATCGGGCTGTTTATTTCTCTCTGTTTTATGGTCGTGGTTCCAATCGCGTCGTATGCGCAGGCTGTCCCGACGGAGAGGGCGGATGAGGCCCGTGTCGATCGCCTGTTGCACCAGATGACCCTGGAAGAGAAGATGAACCTGATTCGAGGTGGCGTGGAGCCCGAGGCGGAATATCAGGGACAGGCCGGCTATCTGCCTGGGGTGCCCCGTCTGCACGTACCTTCTCTTCGCTTTGCTGACGGACCGCCGGGCCTTCTGACCCGTATTCCAGCGCAGGCCGAGACCGCGACCATGGGTGTCGCCGCTACGTTCAGCCTTCGCGATGCGGAGCAGAATGGCATGGTGATGGGGCGTGAGGCGAGATCGCTCGGCATCGATGTCGTGCTGCAGCCGTTCATCAATATCGATCGCGATCTTACCTTCGCACGGGGCTACAACACCTTTGGAGAAGACCCGGTGCTGACCGGGAAGATGGGTGCTGCGGAGATTCGGGGAGCGCAGTCCCAGGGGGTGATGGCGCAGGCCAAGCACTACGTTGGCTACGATACGGACTCCTACAACGTCTTCATCGATCCGCAGACACTTCACGAGGTCTATGTCGCGCCCTTTGAAGAGGCTGTGCGTGCGGGTGTCTCTTCCATCATGTGTTCCTACAACAGGCTCAATGGGCCGTTCGCCTGCGGCAACGACAACACGCTCAAGACGATTCTCCGCGATCAGATCGGCTTCCGGGGCTTTGTCACGTCTGACTGGGGCGCTGTGCACAGCGTGCAGTTCATCAATCGTGGGCTTGACATGGAGATGCCTGGAGAGGTTCCGGCCGACAGCCCTTTTGCTGCATTCATGCACACCTTTTTCCGGACAGCGACTCCAGCGGGCGGTGCGCCCCGCGAGCTGAACGCGGATGATCTGGCCGGCATACTGGGCGGTTCGATTCCGGAAGAGCCACGCAAACAGGGGCTGGACCTTGGAGCCTTTCCGCGCGACGCGGACCCGAAGACCATGAAGGAGTCTCTTCAGGACGGCTCCATTACAGAGGCCACGATTACACAGGCGGCACGGCGCGTGCTCTACGAGATGGACCGCTTCGGCTACCTTGATGGCAAGCAGAAACATATCGTCACCCCGCAGGACATCGAGGCAAACGCCGCAGTTATTGAGAAGACCGCAGAGGATGCCGCGGTCCTCTTGAAGAACGACGACCATGTACTTCCTCTCAAGGCGGAGGATCTTGCTGACCTCGTGCTGATTGGCCCAACCGCTGGGCAGGTCGCTGCCATCGGCACCTTTGGCGAGCGCTCTCCAGGTCTTACGGAGCGTCAGGTCGGCCCACTTGCCGCTCTCCGAAAGCTCGCACCCAACGCGAAGATCGTTTACGCGGTGGATGACGACATGACAGGCACGCCCATTCCTGCCGGGCTGTTGTCGCATGATGGTCAGCGGGGCTTGCTGCGCGCGGAGAGCAACGGTAAGAAGAGTGTCGATCCGGTTCTCGACTTTACGCAGACGAATCACAGCGCCCTCCCTCCGAACAGCGCAATCACCTGGAAAGGAGAGCTCTCCGTGCCGGCCGATGGAGAATACTGGCTCTACCTGCAGGCCATCGGTACGCGTGGCCGCATCTGGGTCGATGGCAAGGAACTTGGTCGCACCGGGGCAACCAAGGGCACTGTCCACGGCGACATCCAGCATGCTTCACAGGACAATGGGCTCCCGACAACAGATGGGTTGGATAATGTCCGCCGTGCGATCCAGCTAACACGTGGTGCTCATGCACTCTCCGTTGAGATCTCAAGCGATACCTCGGGTGCTCCGGCACAGATCAGGCTCAACTGGATGACGCCTGAGATGCGGACGGCTAATCATGCGGCAGCGCTGGCAGCGGCCAAGTCTGCAAGGACTGCGGTTGTATTTCTCTGGACGCGCGACAAACCGAGCTTCGAGCTGCCGGGTGAGCAAAACCGTCTGGTTGAAGAGGTTGCTGCAGTCAATCCGAACACGATCGTCGTGCTCAACACCAGTCAGGCTATCGACATGCCCTGGCTGCCGAAGGTGAAGGCGGTGCTCGAGATGTGGTGGCCGGGCGACGAAGGGGGATGGGCTACCGCGAAGACCCTGTTGGGCCAGAACAATCCCGCAGGACGGCTGCCGTTCACCTGGGCAAAGCAACTGACGGACTATCCCGCGACCGATCCGGCACATCCCGAGCGCTCTGCGAAAGGAGTCGACGGAAAGACTACTTTCTCAGAAGGTGTACTGGTCGGCTATCGCTGGTTTGACGAGCGTAAGATCGATCCGCTCTTCGCCTTTGGCGAGGGACTTTCTTACACGCACTTCGAGTATTCGGATATGAAGGCAACGAAGTCTCCGGATGGCGGTGCCACGGTCTCCATCCGCATTAAAAATGCGGGAAGAGTTGTGGGTGATGAAGTACCTCAGGTCTATCTGGAAGCGCCTAAGGATCGGCCTGCGGGGGTTCAGTTTGCTGAGCGGAAGCTGGTGGCCTTCGATCGTCTGACGCTAGAACCAAATGAGAGCAAAGAAGTCACACTGCGGATTCAGCCACGTCAGTTCCAGTATTGGTCGACGTCAACCAATGCGTGGGTTCTGCCAGCGGGGAGCCGTACGTTGAAGATAGGCTCGTCGTCGCGTGACCTGAAGTTAGAGGCGACGATCCATTGA
- the dcp gene encoding peptidyl-dipeptidase Dcp encodes MAQTGLILAAGTLALGNSAAAQQPAAFGPSNPFYAPSTLPFQAPPFDKIHDSDYQPAIEAGMAQQRVEMNAIANDPAAPTFENTIIAMERSGQLLARVMGVFGGVAGANTNPDIQKVQEIEAPKLAAHQDAINLDSKLFARISTLYEKRDALKLEPEQLRLLEFDYRQFVKAGANLSEADKTKLKKLNEEESILSNAFITKLLAATKDAAYSTTDKAALAGLSDAQIEAAALAAKDRKQNGFVIPLQNTTQQPDLAQLTNRSTRQALFQNSWTRAERGGANDTRDTIARIAQIRAQKAQLLGFSNYAAWNLQDQMAKNPEAALHFMDALVPAATAKAQSEAQDIQALIDAQKGGFKLQPSDWDLYSEQVRKAKFDLDQAQVKPYFELSRVLQDGVFYAAHELYGISFKERKDIPVYNPDVRVFEVSDVNGKPLALFYCDYFKRDNKNGGAWMDEFVGQSKLLGTLPVVYNVANFAKPAPGQPALISFDDVTTMFHEFGHGLHGMFANTTYPSLSGTSVPRDFVEFPSQFNEHWATYPQVFNHFARHYQTGAPMPAELVAKIKKAATFNQGYALTEILAAAELDMQWHTLSPTAPIQVPDKFEQEALARTHLALETVPTRYRSSYFMHIWGNGYAAGYYAYLWSEMLDDNAFQWFEDHGGLTRANGDRFRNMVLSRGNTEDLEKMYSTWLGAEPNAKPMLKYRGLTADSSAQ; translated from the coding sequence TTGGCACAAACCGGACTCATTCTCGCAGCGGGCACACTCGCCCTCGGCAACAGCGCAGCCGCACAGCAGCCTGCTGCCTTCGGGCCGTCGAACCCCTTCTACGCGCCCAGCACCCTGCCCTTCCAGGCGCCGCCCTTCGACAAGATCCACGATAGCGACTATCAGCCGGCGATCGAGGCCGGCATGGCCCAGCAGCGCGTGGAGATGAATGCCATCGCCAACGATCCCGCCGCGCCGACCTTTGAGAACACCATCATCGCGATGGAGCGGTCCGGGCAGCTGCTGGCCCGCGTCATGGGAGTCTTCGGCGGAGTCGCCGGTGCGAACACCAACCCCGATATCCAGAAGGTGCAGGAGATCGAAGCGCCCAAGCTGGCCGCCCATCAGGACGCCATCAATCTCGACAGCAAACTCTTCGCCCGCATCTCAACTCTCTACGAAAAGCGCGATGCCCTCAAGCTGGAGCCCGAGCAACTGCGCCTGCTGGAGTTCGACTACCGGCAGTTCGTCAAAGCCGGAGCCAACCTCTCCGAGGCCGACAAGACGAAGTTGAAGAAGCTGAATGAAGAGGAGTCGATCCTTTCGAACGCCTTCATCACCAAGCTGCTCGCGGCCACCAAGGACGCCGCCTACAGCACCACCGACAAGGCCGCACTCGCTGGACTAAGCGACGCCCAGATCGAGGCCGCGGCACTCGCCGCAAAAGACCGCAAGCAGAACGGATTCGTTATCCCTCTGCAGAACACCACCCAACAGCCTGATCTCGCCCAACTGACCAACCGCAGCACGCGGCAAGCCCTCTTCCAGAACTCGTGGACACGGGCCGAGCGTGGCGGAGCCAACGACACCCGCGACACCATCGCCCGCATCGCACAGATTCGCGCGCAGAAGGCGCAGCTCCTGGGCTTCTCCAACTATGCTGCCTGGAACCTGCAGGACCAGATGGCCAAGAACCCCGAGGCTGCACTCCACTTCATGGATGCTCTCGTCCCCGCCGCAACCGCCAAGGCTCAGAGCGAGGCCCAGGATATCCAAGCGCTGATCGACGCCCAAAAGGGCGGCTTCAAACTTCAGCCCTCGGACTGGGATCTCTACTCCGAACAGGTCCGCAAGGCGAAGTTCGATCTCGACCAGGCACAAGTGAAGCCGTACTTCGAACTAAGCCGCGTGCTGCAGGATGGCGTCTTCTACGCTGCGCATGAGCTCTACGGCATCTCCTTCAAGGAACGCAAAGACATCCCCGTCTATAACCCCGATGTGCGTGTCTTCGAGGTCTCGGACGTCAACGGCAAACCGCTCGCGCTCTTCTACTGCGACTACTTCAAGCGCGACAACAAAAACGGCGGCGCATGGATGGACGAGTTCGTCGGCCAGTCGAAACTGCTCGGCACACTGCCCGTGGTCTACAACGTCGCCAACTTCGCCAAGCCCGCTCCCGGTCAGCCTGCGCTCATCAGCTTTGACGACGTCACCACCATGTTCCATGAGTTCGGCCATGGCCTGCACGGCATGTTCGCCAACACGACCTATCCCAGCCTCTCCGGAACGTCAGTACCGCGCGACTTCGTGGAGTTCCCTTCCCAGTTCAATGAACACTGGGCAACCTACCCTCAGGTCTTCAACCACTTCGCACGCCACTACCAGACCGGCGCTCCCATGCCTGCGGAGTTAGTAGCAAAGATCAAGAAGGCCGCGACCTTCAACCAGGGCTACGCTCTCACAGAGATCCTCGCGGCCGCTGAACTCGATATGCAGTGGCACACGCTATCACCCACGGCTCCCATCCAGGTGCCCGACAAGTTCGAGCAAGAGGCGCTGGCACGTACGCACCTCGCATTAGAAACCGTTCCAACCCGCTATCGCTCCAGCTACTTTATGCATATATGGGGCAACGGATATGCGGCAGGCTACTACGCCTACCTCTGGAGCGAGATGCTCGACGACAACGCCTTCCAGTGGTTCGAAGACCACGGCGGCCTGACACGAGCCAACGGAGATCGCTTCCGCAACATGGTGCTCTCGCGCGGCAACACGGAAGACCTCGAAAAGATGTACTCAACCTGGCTCGGCGCGGAACCCAACGCCAAGCCTATGCTGAAATATCGTGGTTTGACCGCAGATAGCTCGGCACAGTAG
- a CDS encoding alpha/beta hydrolase has translation MKLEVLDWGGSGRNVVLLAGGGNTAHVYASLAPKLAMQFHVFGITRRGSGQSSAPSSGYTAKQFGDDVVIVLDALHLTDPVLVGHSIAGEEMSAVSKYHPGRVSALVYLDAGGSFALYNPEHGDIDTDRVELQEDLSKLGHNTFDDALITKTLADETRYRRNLQDLRDEVEGAAAPSPTVADRSSIASFQKYFTGYYGGILPEDEIRQQYQITATGAVGNRIGHPIPNKANEIEKERFRVLDTRALVIIPFPDAFNIGVTHDPAKLAAYKAQEASRKEAQIAIWRKQPNVQIVMVPNVTHYIFLSDESEVISLITRFVNDLPRTSRPD, from the coding sequence GTGAAACTTGAAGTTCTGGATTGGGGCGGTTCAGGACGCAATGTTGTCTTGCTTGCCGGAGGCGGAAACACCGCCCATGTGTATGCAAGTCTGGCACCCAAGCTCGCGATGCAGTTTCACGTCTTTGGAATCACGAGGCGCGGATCTGGCCAGTCATCTGCCCCTTCGAGCGGATACACCGCAAAACAGTTTGGAGACGATGTCGTAATCGTCCTCGACGCCTTGCACCTCACTGACCCGGTATTGGTTGGCCATTCGATCGCTGGCGAGGAAATGAGCGCGGTATCGAAATACCACCCTGGTCGTGTATCCGCATTGGTCTACCTTGACGCGGGTGGTTCGTTCGCTCTCTACAATCCCGAACACGGAGACATCGACACGGACAGGGTCGAGTTGCAAGAAGATCTCTCCAAGCTTGGCCACAACACCTTTGACGATGCGCTGATTACCAAAACGCTTGCCGACGAAACTCGTTATCGCCGCAACCTGCAGGATTTGCGTGATGAAGTTGAAGGTGCAGCAGCCCCTTCACCGACAGTAGCGGATCGCTCCAGCATCGCCTCATTTCAGAAATACTTCACTGGATATTATGGCGGTATCCTGCCTGAGGATGAAATAAGACAGCAGTACCAGATTACGGCGACCGGTGCGGTAGGAAACCGGATTGGACATCCGATACCCAACAAAGCCAATGAGATCGAAAAGGAACGATTTAGAGTTCTCGACACACGAGCACTTGTGATCATTCCATTTCCTGATGCATTTAACATCGGAGTCACACACGACCCGGCAAAACTGGCCGCGTACAAAGCTCAAGAGGCCAGTCGTAAGGAGGCGCAGATTGCAATATGGCGCAAACAGCCCAATGTGCAGATTGTAATGGTTCCGAATGTCACACACTATATCTTTTTGTCGGATGAGTCTGAGGTCATCTCGCTGATCACTCGGTTTGTAAATGACCTGCCACGAACTTCAAGACCCGATTGA
- a CDS encoding alpha/beta hydrolase, which yields MLRLLSSTFLISMTLGAGLAIAQTPQVATPPARPTPPTRDPHTPGYVTATELPDGTLPPADADGNFIIGPTHNYASEMAEQTGVPKGTVYEFTMNSADSKIYPGIARDANTFGTADPANPGKLMVTTSHPAPYVRKVSVYVPKQYVPGTAAPFIVGADGPDRALFLALDNLIAEHKVPAMIAISIGNGGGDAQGSERGLEYDTMSGRYAEFVEKEVLPLVEKQYNVKLTKDPEGRATMGGSSGGSCALIMAWYHPELYHRVLTYSGTYVNQQWPYHPETPHGAWEFHEHLIAKTPVKPIRLWMEVGDRDLLNPNAMRDEMHDWVVANEKMARVLAAKGYHYQFVFARNAGHTDRAVKQQTLSEALEYVWQGYSVAATKK from the coding sequence TTGCTTCGTCTTTTGAGCAGCACGTTCCTGATCAGCATGACGCTGGGCGCAGGCCTGGCGATAGCCCAGACACCGCAGGTTGCAACTCCTCCGGCTCGTCCGACGCCACCCACTCGCGATCCCCATACGCCCGGCTACGTCACGGCTACGGAACTGCCCGATGGCACTCTTCCGCCGGCAGATGCGGATGGAAACTTTATCATCGGCCCGACGCATAACTATGCCTCGGAGATGGCCGAGCAGACAGGCGTGCCGAAGGGAACAGTGTATGAGTTCACGATGAACTCAGCGGATAGCAAGATCTATCCCGGCATAGCGCGTGACGCCAATACCTTCGGCACGGCCGATCCCGCTAACCCCGGCAAGCTCATGGTGACGACCAGCCATCCCGCTCCCTATGTTCGCAAGGTGTCGGTGTATGTTCCCAAACAGTACGTTCCGGGAACGGCCGCTCCGTTCATCGTTGGCGCGGATGGTCCGGACCGGGCCTTGTTTCTGGCATTGGATAATCTGATCGCAGAGCATAAGGTTCCGGCGATGATCGCTATCTCTATCGGCAATGGCGGCGGAGATGCCCAGGGCAGCGAACGCGGCTTGGAGTACGACACCATGTCCGGCCGGTATGCAGAGTTCGTCGAGAAGGAGGTGCTGCCTCTCGTGGAGAAGCAGTACAACGTGAAGCTGACCAAAGACCCCGAGGGCCGGGCGACGATGGGCGGAAGCTCTGGTGGTTCCTGCGCTCTCATCATGGCGTGGTATCACCCCGAGCTGTACCATCGCGTTCTTACCTATTCAGGGACTTATGTGAATCAGCAGTGGCCATATCATCCGGAGACTCCTCATGGTGCGTGGGAGTTTCACGAACACCTGATTGCCAAGACTCCGGTCAAGCCGATTCGTCTCTGGATGGAAGTAGGCGACAGAGACCTTCTCAATCCGAATGCTATGAGAGATGAGATGCACGACTGGGTCGTCGCTAACGAGAAGATGGCGCGGGTGCTGGCGGCGAAGGGCTACCACTACCAGTTTGTCTTCGCCCGCAACGCTGGGCACACGGACCGTGCTGTGAAGCAGCAGACCTTGTCGGAAGCCTTGGAGTATGTGTGGCAGGGCTATTCCGTTGCCGCGACGAAGAAGTAA